The following coding sequences are from one Streptomyces sp. NBC_01232 window:
- the argC gene encoding N-acetyl-gamma-glutamyl-phosphate reductase, with translation MVVRAAVAGASGYAGGEVLRLLLSHPEVEIGALTGNSNAGQLLGSLQPHLVPLAGRTLEATTPEVLAGHDVVFLALPHGQSAAVAAQLGEDVLVVDMGADHRLKDSADWDAFYGAPHAGTWPYGLPELPGAREALTGTRRIAVPGCFPTAVSLALFPAYQGGFAEPEAVIVAATGTSGAGKALKPHLLGAEVMGSVTPYGVGGGHRHTPEMVQNLSPLAGERVSVSFTPTLVPMARGILATCSAKALPGTTAESLRAAYEKAYADEPFVHLLPEGRMPSTKSVHGSNAVHVQVAYDESARRIIVVSAIDNLTKGTAGGAVQSMNIALGLHESLGLSTIGVAP, from the coding sequence ATGGTGGTACGTGCAGCGGTGGCCGGAGCGAGCGGGTACGCGGGCGGTGAAGTCCTGCGCCTCCTGCTCTCGCACCCCGAGGTGGAGATCGGAGCCCTGACCGGCAACTCCAACGCCGGGCAGCTCCTCGGCTCCCTCCAACCCCACCTCGTGCCGCTCGCGGGACGCACCCTGGAGGCGACCACCCCCGAGGTCCTCGCCGGCCACGACGTCGTCTTCCTCGCCCTCCCGCACGGCCAGTCCGCCGCCGTCGCCGCCCAGCTCGGCGAGGACGTCCTCGTCGTCGACATGGGCGCCGACCACCGGCTCAAGGACTCCGCCGACTGGGACGCCTTCTACGGCGCCCCGCACGCCGGCACCTGGCCCTACGGCCTCCCCGAACTGCCCGGCGCCCGCGAGGCACTGACCGGGACCCGGCGCATCGCCGTCCCCGGCTGCTTCCCCACCGCCGTCTCCCTCGCCCTCTTCCCCGCCTACCAGGGCGGCTTCGCCGAGCCCGAGGCCGTGATCGTCGCCGCCACCGGCACCTCCGGCGCGGGCAAGGCACTCAAGCCCCACCTGCTCGGCGCCGAGGTCATGGGCTCCGTGACCCCGTACGGCGTGGGCGGCGGACACCGCCACACGCCCGAGATGGTGCAGAACCTGAGCCCGCTCGCGGGAGAGCGCGTCAGCGTCTCCTTCACCCCCACCCTCGTGCCCATGGCACGCGGCATCCTCGCCACGTGCTCGGCCAAGGCGCTCCCCGGCACCACCGCCGAATCGCTGCGTGCCGCCTACGAGAAGGCGTACGCGGACGAGCCCTTCGTCCACCTGCTGCCCGAGGGCCGGATGCCGTCCACCAAATCCGTTCACGGTTCCAACGCCGTCCACGTCCAGGTGGCCTACGACGAGTCCGCCCGGCGGATCATCGTCGTCAGCGCCATCGACAACCTGACCAAGGGCACCGCCGGCGGCGCGGTGCAGAGCATGAACATCGCCCTGGGGCTTCACGAGAGCCTGGGTCTTTCGACGATCGGAGTCGCACCGTGA
- a CDS encoding histidine phosphatase family protein yields the protein MHVRVSLVAAARSSSLLAERFDDDRPLDGAGWRSVESAAQGLVPLGSAGLRYCSPTPRSRATGEALGYAPLAQPALRECDMGRWRGLTLSEVTAHEPGAVDLWLSDPRSAPHGGESLLAFISRIGDWLDTRPADDGGAIVAVAEPSVVRAALVYALKAPPLTYWNVDVRPLSTMTLTGWSGRWHLCLQAPA from the coding sequence ATGCATGTTCGGGTTTCGCTTGTCGCCGCAGCCCGTAGTTCCTCGCTGCTCGCCGAGCGCTTCGACGACGACCGCCCGCTGGACGGAGCCGGCTGGCGGTCGGTGGAGTCCGCCGCGCAGGGCCTCGTGCCCCTGGGCTCGGCCGGGCTGCGCTACTGCTCGCCGACCCCGCGCAGCCGTGCCACGGGCGAGGCCCTCGGGTACGCGCCCCTCGCGCAGCCCGCGCTGCGCGAGTGCGACATGGGCCGCTGGCGGGGCCTGACCCTGTCCGAGGTGACCGCCCACGAGCCGGGGGCGGTGGACCTGTGGCTCAGCGACCCGCGCTCCGCCCCGCACGGCGGTGAGTCCCTGCTCGCCTTCATCTCCCGGATCGGCGACTGGCTCGACACCAGGCCCGCCGACGACGGGGGCGCGATCGTGGCGGTTGCCGAGCCCTCGGTGGTCCGGGCGGCCCTGGTCTACGCGCTGAAGGCGCCCCCGCTGACCTACTGGAACGTCGACGTCCGACCGCTGTCCACGATGACCCTGACGGGCTGGTCCGGCCGCTGGCACCTCTGCCTGCAGGCCCCTGCGTGA